A genomic window from Sorex araneus isolate mSorAra2 chromosome 2, mSorAra2.pri, whole genome shotgun sequence includes:
- the LOC101557553 gene encoding deoxyribonuclease-2-alpha-like, whose translation MAALRLLLVAALLWVPAGTLTCIGDSGRPVDWFVIYKLPVNCQNGPGEPGAPVYCMDDSEVPDGLWYKYLDANTGSWQDGVGPIDSTQGALGLSLRPFYEKNANQLPAQGFLLQALIPTSALGLMLLDQVEGFWLIHSVPRFPQPARTHTYRWPDTATRNGQTLLCVSFPLAQFQNIGKQLAYTYPLVYDFQLKGDFRNKLPELEDVIRGHHVSQPPWNRSVTLTSRAGAIFWSFAKYTDFRVDLYSGWLAAALSSELWVQFWRRKAIPSHCSSPYQVYDVTQISFPGGPTYNSTKDHSKWCVAQDKLWTCVADLNRNSGGYLRSGGVLCAQMPNLWNAFKALVARYQPCPHETVSPDLLENLNTGL comes from the exons ATGGCTGCACTGAGGCTGCTGCTGGTGGCCGCACTGCTGTGGGTCCCTGCAGGGACCCTGACCTGCATCGGGGACTCGGGCCGGCCAGTGGACTG GTTTGTCATCTACAAGCTCCCTGTCAACTGTCAGAACGGCCCTGGGGAGCCCGGTGCACCTGTGTACTGCATGGATGATTCTGAAGTGCCCGACGGTCTTTGGTACAAGTACTTGGATGCCAACACAGGCAGCTGGCAGGATGGCGTGGGCCCCATTGACAGCACACAGGGGGCCCTGGGCCTCAGCCTGAGACCATTCTATGAAAAAAATGCCAACCAG CTGCCCGCCCAGGGGTTCCTGCTGCAGGCCCTGATCCCTACCTCTGCTTTAGGGCTGATGCTCCTGGACCAAGTTGAAGGTTTCTGGCTGATTCACAGTGTGCCCAGGTTCCCTCAACCTGCCCGAACTCACACATACCGCTGGCCCGACACTGCGACCCGAAACGGGCAGACGCTGCTGTGCGTGTCCTTTCCCCTGGCCCAGTTCCAAAACATCG GCAAACAGCTCGCCTACACCTACCCCCTGGTGTATGACTTCCAGTTGAAGGGGGACTTCAGAAACAAGCTGCCTGAGCTGGAGGATGTGATTCGAGGACATCATGTGTCCCAGCCCCCGTGGAACAGGAGTGTGACCCTCACATCCagggcaggtgccatcttctggAGTTTCGCCAAGTATACAGATTTCAGAGTTG ATCTGTATTCGGGTTGGCTGGCAGCAGCTCTCAGTAGCGAACTATGGGTGCAGTTCTGGCGCAGAAAGGCCATACCTTCtcactgctccagcccttatcaGGTGTACGATGTCACCCAGATCAGCTTTCCTGGTGGACCAACCTACAACTCCACTAAAGACCACTCCAAGTGGTGTGTTGCCCAGGACAAGCTTTGGACCTGTGTGGCTGATCTGAATAGGAACTCTGGGGGGTACCTCCGAAGTGGGGGTGTGCTGTGCGCTCAGATGCCCAACCTCTGGAATGCCTTCAAGGCTCTGGTGGCCAGGTACCAACCCTGCCCACACGAGACTGTTTCTCCAGACCTCCTGGAGAATCTAAACACTGGGCTCTGA